A window of Hemibagrus wyckioides isolate EC202008001 linkage group LG03, SWU_Hwy_1.0, whole genome shotgun sequence contains these coding sequences:
- the si:dkey-9i23.16 gene encoding uncharacterized protein si:dkey-9i23.16 — MADSHIVPPCKLHRLFRVYDPEVVAVITILLGLFQMLLGLPTYYMSFNIKILHLCPVFVGAVFVAGGSFAMACERTPSRKLVKSCVYASGFGLLAGLCAIIVYGYAVNDIKSVEMCESFMHNGCREQDEVIEYFKSISTLLLIYDMGALTFDGLILFSAVKGLKTN, encoded by the exons atGGCAGACTCACATATTGTACCACCATGCAAACTGCATCGTCTGTTCAGGGTTTACGATCCTGAGGTTGTAGCG GTTATTACAATATTACTTGGACTGTTCCAAATGCTTCTGGGACTTCCGACTTACTACATGAGCTTCAACATAAAAATACTACATCTGTGCCCAGTTTTCGTCGGAGCAGTA TTTGTGGCTGGAGGATCGTTTGCAATGGCATGTGAAAGAACTCCTTCCAGGAAGCTG GTGAAAAGCTGTGTGTATGCCAGTGGCTTTGGGCTGTTGGCAGGATTGTGTGCCATTATTGTTTATGGCTATGCAGTCAATGACATAAAGTCTGTAGAAATGTGTGAATCATTTATGCACAATGGTTGTCGAGAACAAGATGAAGTCATT GAATATTTCAAATCAATCTCAACGCTGCTTTTGATTTATGACATGGGAGCGCTCACTTTTGATGGcctcattttattttcagctgTAAAAGGTttgaaaacaaactaa